A portion of the Acidobacteriaceae bacterium genome contains these proteins:
- a CDS encoding BrxA/BrxB family bacilliredoxin yields MYPELMIIPMREELTRAGILEARTSEDVDQAIAKPGTTMVVVNSICGCAAGKMRPGVRLALQHTVKPDQSVTVFAGQDREATDRARANFGGHPPTSPSIAIFRDGQLVYLMQRSAIEGSTAPAIAQELTRAFEAYCGTPAA; encoded by the coding sequence ATGTACCCAGAGCTGATGATCATTCCGATGCGCGAAGAACTGACCCGCGCAGGCATCCTCGAAGCACGCACGAGCGAAGACGTCGATCAGGCGATCGCGAAGCCGGGGACGACCATGGTGGTCGTTAACTCGATCTGCGGTTGCGCCGCAGGCAAGATGCGTCCGGGCGTTCGCCTGGCGCTGCAGCACACGGTGAAGCCGGACCAGTCGGTGACTGTGTTTGCCGGACAGGACCGCGAAGCGACCGATCGCGCTCGCGCGAACTTCGGTGGACACCCGCCGACCTCGCCGTCGATTGCGATCTTCCGCGATGGACAGCTTGTGTACCTGATGCAGCGTTCGGCGATCGAAGGTTCGACCGCACCGGCGATTGCACAGGAACTGACCCGCGCGTTCGAAGCTTACTGCGGAACACCAGCGGCGTAG
- a CDS encoding sigma 54-interacting transcriptional regulator, translating into MSSTPHVLAFRPAGPSRATAAAIPTHRPPYVLLGPSPAMARVWQQVRRVAPYFRTALLTGERGTGVEAVAQALHVLSPLRDEPFTALPPSDAEVRLATVSMKQLAAGTYYFPEVDCLSPAAQLGLLRMLRVRRPQQVSVIASASTELRPLVSAGGFSAELASALSALQLAVPPLRDRREDIPTLAAAVLEVENKRREEAREMPPELFERLAKEAWPGNLPQMQSVIRLVLERFPAGSEMAEEDLEKLIASTLPKVEAEAEPVPLLKLDQVVHEHIRAVLLRCNGNKLRAAEVLGISRSTLYRMLDANAVNGGLSIAS; encoded by the coding sequence ATGTCCTCGACGCCCCATGTGCTCGCTTTTCGTCCTGCCGGTCCTTCTCGCGCGACGGCGGCAGCTATTCCGACGCACCGTCCTCCGTATGTTCTGCTTGGCCCCAGCCCTGCGATGGCGCGGGTGTGGCAGCAGGTTCGCCGAGTGGCTCCCTACTTCCGCACGGCGCTGTTGACGGGCGAGCGCGGGACAGGCGTTGAGGCCGTGGCGCAGGCGTTGCATGTTCTTTCTCCGTTGCGCGATGAGCCGTTTACGGCGCTGCCTCCGTCGGACGCCGAGGTGCGGTTGGCGACGGTTTCGATGAAGCAGCTTGCGGCGGGAACGTACTACTTTCCCGAGGTGGATTGCCTGTCTCCGGCAGCGCAACTTGGGTTGCTGCGGATGCTGCGTGTGCGGCGGCCACAGCAGGTGAGCGTAATTGCGTCGGCGAGCACGGAGTTGCGGCCACTGGTTTCGGCGGGAGGCTTTTCTGCGGAGCTGGCGAGTGCGCTTTCTGCACTGCAGCTTGCGGTGCCACCGTTGCGGGATCGTCGCGAGGATATTCCTACGCTGGCGGCTGCGGTGCTCGAAGTCGAGAACAAGCGTCGTGAGGAAGCGCGCGAGATGCCGCCGGAGCTCTTCGAGCGGCTAGCGAAGGAGGCCTGGCCGGGGAATCTGCCGCAGATGCAGAGCGTGATCCGGCTGGTGCTGGAACGGTTTCCGGCTGGTTCCGAGATGGCCGAAGAGGATTTAGAGAAGCTGATTGCAAGCACGCTGCCGAAGGTGGAAGCAGAGGCCGAGCCGGTCCCCTTGCTAAAGCTCGATCAGGTGGTGCATGAGCATATTCGGGCGGTGCTGCTGCGTTGCAATGGGAACAAGCTGCGTGCGGCAGAGGTGCTGGGGATCAGCCGGTCGACACTGTATCGGATGCTGGATGCGAACGCAGTCAACGGCGGTCTTTCGATCGCGAGTTAG
- a CDS encoding GGDEF domain-containing protein: MNQHLQRLQDQLGFAPNILALLLIVATLLHLQKRRPRIATRSWLLALAFLILEQCVWLFIEPIGVAYRVGHTITLECNLGVAVALFFHRGGEARPALARPLLWLNALPAVAMVALYGAGVPLAWPYYVCAVVGAGVALSTFHSRGYGRWTGTLLALCWLSLLLPASTGDLRGVAYRTLGFTYGAAAIDLWRRMYKGSGRLAMCASLAVGVVTFFTHSWVIAHRFYQPLGEEIWTLQRFVLPIGMLIVLLEGEINKSERLALFDMLTGVANRRYFEEKFAVATKHGAASLLLLDLNGFKQVNDTFGHSVGDELLQIIAQRLLPLAADDEVLCRLGGDEFAFLSPRPLDHLREKVRSAVRQPVRLANTQVQVAASIGVATLSTDCTAIQGQDVARSLFHLADSRMYEDKQRLPLSRQSN; encoded by the coding sequence ATGAACCAACATCTCCAGCGACTGCAGGACCAGTTAGGCTTCGCGCCTAACATTCTTGCGTTGCTGTTGATCGTCGCGACCCTGCTGCATCTGCAGAAGAGACGTCCGAGAATTGCCACCAGAAGCTGGCTGCTCGCGCTGGCGTTCCTCATCCTTGAGCAATGTGTCTGGCTCTTCATAGAGCCGATCGGCGTGGCTTATCGAGTGGGCCATACGATCACGCTGGAGTGCAATCTTGGCGTCGCGGTGGCTCTGTTCTTTCATCGCGGCGGCGAGGCCAGGCCTGCTCTGGCGCGGCCCCTTCTCTGGCTGAACGCTCTGCCTGCTGTGGCGATGGTCGCACTTTACGGTGCAGGGGTTCCGCTTGCGTGGCCGTACTACGTTTGCGCGGTAGTGGGCGCTGGCGTCGCACTGTCTACGTTTCACTCCCGCGGATATGGCCGATGGACCGGGACTTTGCTGGCCCTGTGCTGGCTGAGCCTGCTGCTACCAGCGTCGACGGGAGATCTTCGCGGCGTGGCGTATCGGACTCTCGGGTTTACCTATGGAGCTGCGGCCATTGATCTGTGGCGACGGATGTACAAGGGGAGCGGACGGCTGGCGATGTGTGCCAGCCTTGCTGTTGGTGTGGTGACATTTTTCACTCATTCGTGGGTGATCGCGCATCGATTCTACCAGCCGCTGGGGGAAGAGATCTGGACGCTGCAACGGTTTGTGCTGCCGATCGGAATGCTCATCGTGCTGCTGGAGGGAGAGATCAATAAGAGCGAGCGGCTGGCGCTCTTCGACATGCTGACCGGGGTGGCGAACCGGCGGTACTTTGAGGAAAAGTTCGCGGTGGCGACGAAACACGGGGCGGCGTCCCTGCTGCTGCTCGACCTGAACGGCTTCAAGCAGGTGAACGATACGTTTGGGCACAGCGTTGGAGATGAGTTACTGCAGATTATCGCGCAGCGGTTGCTCCCGCTGGCGGCAGACGACGAGGTTCTTTGCCGTCTGGGTGGCGATGAGTTTGCGTTTCTGTCGCCTCGCCCGCTGGACCACCTTCGAGAAAAGGTTCGCTCTGCGGTTCGGCAACCTGTCCGCCTGGCGAATACTCAGGTGCAGGTGGCGGCGAGTATCGGCGTGGCGACGTTGTCGACGGACTGCACCGCGATTCAAGGGCAGGATGTTGCCCGCAGTCTCTTTCACCTTGCAGATTCCCGCATGTACGAAGACAAACAGCGGCTGCCTCTTTCGCGTCAAAGCAACTGA
- a CDS encoding carboxymuconolactone decarboxylase family protein: MPERLRYPEFSPEIYSKLQAFGHSIAIASSLEPVLKAFIELRASQMNGCEFCVAAHEADLRKHHEPESRIAALVEFRGSEAFTAREKAALAWTEVLTDLVSGSHASDADYEAVREFFDGKELVDLSFAIANINAWNRLGVAFQPKYKTKAELAAEKGEPPMQDAVGEDGGKVSTD; this comes from the coding sequence ATGCCGGAACGGCTGCGCTACCCGGAGTTTTCCCCCGAGATTTACAGCAAACTGCAGGCATTTGGACATTCGATCGCCATTGCATCGAGCCTGGAGCCGGTGCTGAAAGCCTTTATTGAACTGCGTGCCTCGCAGATGAACGGCTGCGAATTCTGCGTGGCAGCGCATGAGGCCGACCTGCGCAAGCATCATGAGCCAGAGAGCCGTATCGCGGCGTTGGTGGAGTTTCGGGGATCCGAGGCGTTTACGGCGCGCGAGAAAGCAGCGCTGGCGTGGACCGAAGTGCTGACTGACCTGGTCAGCGGCTCCCATGCTTCCGATGCTGATTACGAGGCCGTGCGCGAGTTCTTCGACGGCAAAGAGCTTGTCGATCTGAGCTTTGCGATTGCGAATATCAATGCCTGGAATCGGCTTGGGGTGGCGTTTCAACCGAAGTACAAGACAAAGGCCGAACTTGCTGCCGAAAAGGGTGAGCCGCCGATGCAGGATGCGGTGGGCGAGGATGGCGGCAAGGTCTCCACGGATTAG
- a CDS encoding ABC transporter ATP-binding protein → MPPLLQAEALTKRYAALGPNTPGLELFRDLMLVVEPGEMVAIVGESGAGKSSLLHLLAALEKPTSGSINVDGREVTKLNAAQAATFRNAEIGYVWQFHYLLPEFSALENIALPLLARGMARKVALERAGEWLNRVGLASRAHHRSGELSGGEQQRISIARALVTEPKLLLADEPTGDLDNTTAERIFALLQELHAERALTTVMVTHNLDFAGRCDRMLRLREARLVEANG, encoded by the coding sequence ATGCCGCCACTGCTCCAAGCCGAAGCCCTGACCAAGCGTTACGCCGCACTCGGCCCAAACACGCCGGGGCTGGAGCTTTTTCGCGATCTGATGCTGGTGGTGGAGCCGGGCGAGATGGTCGCAATTGTGGGCGAGTCGGGCGCAGGCAAGAGTTCCCTGCTGCACCTGCTGGCAGCGCTGGAGAAGCCCACTTCAGGCAGCATCAACGTCGACGGTCGCGAGGTTACGAAGCTGAACGCCGCACAGGCAGCGACGTTTCGCAACGCGGAGATCGGCTACGTCTGGCAGTTCCACTACCTGCTGCCGGAGTTTTCGGCGCTGGAAAACATTGCGCTTCCGCTGCTGGCGCGCGGTATGGCACGCAAGGTGGCGCTGGAACGTGCAGGTGAGTGGCTGAACCGCGTGGGGCTGGCTTCGCGAGCGCACCACCGCTCGGGCGAGCTTTCAGGTGGCGAACAGCAACGTATTTCGATCGCCCGTGCACTTGTCACGGAACCGAAGCTGCTGCTGGCGGACGAGCCGACGGGCGATCTGGACAATACGACCGCAGAACGCATCTTCGCGCTGCTGCAGGAGCTTCACGCAGAGCGTGCGCTGACCACGGTGATGGTGACGCACAACCTGGATTTCGCCGGGCGCTGCGACCGGATGCTACGCCTGCGCGAGGCGCGGCTGGTCGAAGCGAACGGCTAA